One part of the Eucalyptus grandis isolate ANBG69807.140 chromosome 10, ASM1654582v1, whole genome shotgun sequence genome encodes these proteins:
- the LOC104424123 gene encoding pollen receptor-like kinase 3: MVAARLIGPSLVVLSIVLILPPTTYSMSQSDALLKLKRSFANSQALESWVPSSDPCGNEDSWVGVVCYNGIVTGLRLGKMSLSGKVDVDALTEITGLRSLSFVNNSFSGPIPEFNRLGALKAIYISGNQFSGEIPADYFSNMGSLKKLWLSDNKFTGTIPSSAARLTHLIELHLENNEFSGAIPSFDAPALVSLDLSNNQLEGKIPPSLSKFDASSFEGNSGLCGEKIGKECPKEVEQPPTAPNATSAVGPSNDRGSGNDQHNGSADSRKKIIVIIFALGVVLLIIVVCLVIRMRRRAKVQQDFNVLGKENVNDPIQKDILGTEKKEVQLSRKGMGSSRKSPATVAAKGSATSDLVLLSDEKGVFGMADLMKAAAEVLGNGGLGSSYKAVMANGVTVVAKRIRETADGKSKDEFDAEMRKLGRLKHPNVLTPLAYHYRKDEKLLVCEYVPKGSLLYALHGDRGPSHGDLNWPVRLKIIKGVAKGIGFLHDELSSSSLPHGNLKSSNILLNSEYEPLLADYGFSSLLGTSHVPQALFACKAPEVARFGGLSPKCDVYCLGVVILEMLTGKFPSQYLSNGKGGTDVIEWVRSAISDGREAELFDPEIANSTNSFPEMEKLLHIGAACTEANPEQRLDMREAIRRIEEMQMEEGAESRTIDVSPRFHVLSLQEGYSANSG; this comes from the exons ATGGTCGCTGCACGCCTCATCGGGCCGTCCCTGGTCGTCTTGTCCATTGTCCTGATCCTGCCGCCGACGACATACTCGATGTCGCAATCCGACGCACTGCTCAAGCTCAAGAGATCGTTCGCGAATTCTCAGGCTCTGGAATCTTGGGTGCCTAGTTCGGATCCTTGCGGCAATGAGGATTCCTGGGTCGGAGTCGTTTGCTATAACGGGATAGTCACGGGCCTGCGGCTCGGGAAGATGAGTCTATCGGGGAAGGTAGACGTCGATGCATTGACCGAGATCACGGGCCTGAGATCTCTTAGCTTCGTGAACAACTCCTTTTCCGGTCCGATTCCGGAGTTCAACCGTCTCGGCGCCCTTAAGGCCATTTACATTTCTGGAAATCAATTCTCAGGTGAGATCCCAGCAGATTATTTCTCCAACATGGGGTCTCTGAAGAAATTGTGGCTTTCTGACAATAAGTTCACCGGGACAATCCCATCATCGGCAGCCCGCCTAACCCATCTCATCGAATTGCACCTCGAAAACAATGAATTCAGCGGCGCTATTCCCTCTTTCGATGCACCAGCATTGGTGTCGCTCGATTTGTCGAACAATCAGTTAGAAGGGAAAATTCCTCCAAGCTTATCAAAGTTTGATGCAAGTTCATTCGAAGGAAATTCTGGCCTCTGTGGGGAAAAGATAGGTAAAGAGTGTCCAAAGGAAGTTGAGCAGCCGCCCACCGCACCGAATGCAACTAGCGCCGTAGGACCGAGCAACGATCGTGGTTCGGGTAATGATCAGCACAATGGTTCAGCAGACAGCCGAAAAAAGATCATTGTCATCATATTTGCGCTAGGAGTGGTGCTTTTGATTATTGTCGTTTGCTTGGTAATCAGAATGAGGAGACGAGCGAAGGTCCAACAGGACTTCAATGTGCTCGGGAAGGAAAATGTTAATGACCCAATTCAGAAAGACATTCTCGGAACAGAGAAAAAGGAAGTGCAATTGAGTCGCAAAGGAATGGGCTCGAGCCGTAAGAGTCCTGCCACTGTTGCTGCCAAAGGTTCAGCTACCAGCGACCTGGTTCTGTTAAGCGATGAGAAGGGCGTCTTTGGGATGGCAGATTTGATGAAAGCGGCGGCCGAAGTGTTGGGGAATGGAGGACTCGGGTCGTCGTACAAGGCCGTGATGGCCAACGGGGTCACAGTCGTGGCGAAGAGAATAAGAGAGACAGCGGACGGGAAGAGTAAGGATGAGTTTGATGCAGAGATGAGGAAGCTAGGCAGGCTAAAACACCCCAACGTTTTGACCCCTTTGGCTTACCATTACAGGAAGGATGAGAAGCTATTGGTTTGTGAATATGTTCCCAAAGGAAGTCTGCTTTATGCGTTACATG GTGATCGTGGGCCTTCTCATGGAGATCTGAATTGGCCAGTGCGCCTAAAGATCATCAAAGGAGTAGCCAAAGGGATCGGCTTTCTGCATGACGAACTCAGTTCTTCCAGCTTGCCCCATGGTAACCTTAAATCAAGCAATATTCTTCTAAACTCAGAATATGAGCCGCTATTGGCAGACTACGGGTTCAGCTCGTTACTTGGCACGTCCCATGTCCCGCAAGCACTATTCGCGTGCAAGGCACCTGAAGTCGCACGGTTCGGTGGATTATCGCCTAAATGCGACGTATACTGTCTCGGAGTTGTAATCCTTGAGATGCTTACTGGAAAATTCCCTTCACAATACCTCAGCAATGGGAAAGGCGGTACCGATGTCATTGAATGGGTGAGATCGGCGATTTCTGATGGACGAGAAGCCGAACTGTTTGATCCCGAGATTGCAAACTCAACAAATTCGTTCCCTGAGATGGAAAAGCTTCTCCATATCGGGGCGGCTTGCACGGAAGCTAATCCCGAGCAGAGATTAGACATGAGAGAGGCCATTAGGAGAATTGAGGAGATGCAGATGGAGGAAGGTGCAGAGTCCAGGACAATAGATGTTTCGCCGCGGTTCCATGTGTTGAGTTTACAAGAAGGCTACAGTGCAAACTCGGGATAG
- the LOC104422972 gene encoding sm-like protein LSM1B: MSWASPEDTYLSTSLASYLDKKLLVLLRDGRKLLGILRSFDQFANAVLESACERAIVGDLYCDIPLGLYVIRGENVVLIGELDVEKEELPPHMRRVSTAEIRRAQKAEREASDLKGTMRKRMEFLDLD; the protein is encoded by the exons ATGTCTTGGGCAAGCCCTGAAGACACTTACCTGTCCACTTCCCTCGCCAGCTATCTTGACA AGAagcttcttgtactgctgcgAGATGGTCGAAAGCTGTTGGGTATACTTCGCTCATTCGATCAATTTG CAAATGCTGTTCTAGAGAGTGCATGTGAAAGAGCTATTGTTGGCGACCTATACTGTGACATCCCTTTAGGTCTTTATGTAATACGTGGGGAGAATGTAGTTTTGATCGGTGAACTG GATGTTGAAAAAGAGGAGCTTCCCCCACATATGAGACGGGTTTCAACAGCTGAAATTAGAAGG GCGCAGAAGGCAGAAAGGGAGGCTTCAGACCTTAAAGGCACCATGAGGAAAAGGATGGAGTTCTTGGATCTGGATtaa
- the LOC104422973 gene encoding protein DEEPER ROOTING 1, which yields MKLFSWVQNKLNGTKGNAKPEPVPSNRHHHVKQEPREEFSDWPQGLLAIGTFGNNDLGENQESQNNLQENNQESQDNIQENPSSSPDLSDFTPEEVGKLQKALTKLLSRKPSSKVERETTDQPLDRFLNCPSSLEVDRRVSSSLSSEPGDREEDIERTISIIIGKCKEICADNSKKAIGKKSISFLLKKMFVCRSGFAPAPSLRDPLPESRMEKLLRTLLRKKMYPQNTSRASSMKRYLEDKPISRADKEKQEEADEGSKWDKTDSECKFTLGSSQLLATYLIH from the exons ATGAAG CTATTCAGTTGGGTGCAGAACAAGCTAAATGGAACAAAAGGGAATGCGAAACCAGAGCCAGTTCCCTCCAATAGAC ATCATCATGTGAAACAAGAACCTAGAGAAGAATTCAGCGACTGGCCACAGGGATTGCTGGCAATTGGAACCTTTGGGAACAATGATCTAGGAGAAAACCAAGAAAGCCAAAACAATCTTCAGGAAAATAACCAAGAAAGCCAAGACAATATTCAGGAAAATCCGTCTTCCTCACCCGATTTATCAGACTTCACGCCTGAAGAAGTTGGGAAATTACAGAAAGCTTTGACTAAACTCTTATCCCGTAAACCTTCCTCCAAAGTTGAAAGAGAAACCACAGATCAGCCACTGGACAGGTTCCTAAACTGCCCATCAAGCTTGGAGGTCGACAGGCGGGTTAGTAGTTCTTTGAGCAGCGAGCCAGGGGATAGGGAAGAGGACATTGAGAGGACTATAAGTATTATCATTGGTAAATGCAAGGAGATTTGTGCAGATAATAGCAAGAAAGCAATCGGGAAAAAGTCCATTTCGTTCCTTCTTAAGAAGATGTTCGTTTGCAGAAGCGGATTTGCACCGGCACCTAGCCTGAGAGATCCGCTCCCCGAATCAAGAATGGAGAAG CTTCTGAGGACATTGCTTCGCAAGAAAATGTACCCGCAAAATACTTCTCGGGCATCGTCCATGAAAAGGTATTTAGAGGACAAGCCGATCTCGAGAGCCGATAAAGAAAAGCAGGAGGAAGCAGATGAAGGCTCTAAATGGGACAAGACAGATTCTGAATGTAAGTTCACTTTGGGATCATCCCAACTTCTCGCAACTTATCTAATTCACTGA
- the LOC104422974 gene encoding probable nucleoside diphosphate kinase 5 isoform X1, with protein sequence MLQMTVRPTPFLARSMPFRFFFFFFVLSVARSSGGGEAKSERTLAIIKPDGLFGNHTDAVKKIILESGFRILKEKIVQLDQESAASFYAEHSARSFFHSLVQYMTSGPVLVMVLEKDDAVSSWRTLIGPTDASKAKITHPQSIRAMCGTDAEKNCVHGSDSPQSAQREISFFFDSMPSAGVQAIEHDEL encoded by the exons ATGCTCCAGATGACGGTCCGCCCGACTCCGTTCCTCGCGAGATCGATGCCcttccgcttcttcttcttcttcttcgtgttGTCTGTTGCCAG GTCTTCTGGCGGTGGGGAAGCCAAGAGTGAAAGAACATTGGCTATCATAAAGCCAGACGGATTGTTTGGCAACCACACAGATGCCGTAAAGAAGATTATTTTGGAGTCCGGCTTCAGAATCTTAAAGGAAAAGATCGTTCAGTTAGATCAAGAAAGCGCAGCAAGCTTTTATGCTGAGCACTCTGCAAGGAGCTTCTTTCACAGCCTCGTCCAATACATGACGAG TGGTCCAGTGTTGGTTATGGTTTTGGAAAAGGATGATGCTGTTTCAAGCTGGCGTACTTTGATTGGGCCAACAGATGCAAGCAAAGCTAAAATTACTCATCCTCAAAG CATTAGAGCAATGTGTGGGACTGATGCTGAGAAAAATTGTGTTCATGGTTCTGATTCGCCCCAATCGGCCCAAAGagagatatcatttttctttgactccatgccttcag CAGGGGTGCAAGCTATTGAACACGACGAACTGTAG
- the LOC104422974 gene encoding probable nucleoside diphosphate kinase 5 isoform X3: protein MTVRPTPFLARSMPFRFFFFFFVLSVARSSGGGEAKSERTLAIIKPDGLFGNHTDAVKKIILESGFRILKEKIVQLDQESAASFYAEHSARSFFHSLVQYMTSGPVLVMVLEKDDAVSSWRTLIGPTDASKAKITHPQSIRAMCGTDAEKNCVHGSDSPQSAQREISFFFDSMPSAGVQAIEHDEL from the exons ATGACGGTCCGCCCGACTCCGTTCCTCGCGAGATCGATGCCcttccgcttcttcttcttcttcttcgtgttGTCTGTTGCCAG GTCTTCTGGCGGTGGGGAAGCCAAGAGTGAAAGAACATTGGCTATCATAAAGCCAGACGGATTGTTTGGCAACCACACAGATGCCGTAAAGAAGATTATTTTGGAGTCCGGCTTCAGAATCTTAAAGGAAAAGATCGTTCAGTTAGATCAAGAAAGCGCAGCAAGCTTTTATGCTGAGCACTCTGCAAGGAGCTTCTTTCACAGCCTCGTCCAATACATGACGAG TGGTCCAGTGTTGGTTATGGTTTTGGAAAAGGATGATGCTGTTTCAAGCTGGCGTACTTTGATTGGGCCAACAGATGCAAGCAAAGCTAAAATTACTCATCCTCAAAG CATTAGAGCAATGTGTGGGACTGATGCTGAGAAAAATTGTGTTCATGGTTCTGATTCGCCCCAATCGGCCCAAAGagagatatcatttttctttgactccatgccttcag CAGGGGTGCAAGCTATTGAACACGACGAACTGTAG
- the LOC104422974 gene encoding probable nucleoside diphosphate kinase 5 isoform X2, which translates to MLQMTVRPTPFLARSMPFRFFFFFFVLSVARSSGGGEAKSERTLAIIKPDGLFGNHTDAVKKIILESGFRILKEKIVQLDQESAASFYAEHSARSFFHSLVQYMTSGPVLVMVLEKDDAVSSWRTLIGPTDASKAKITHPQSIRAMCGTDAEKNCVHGSDSPQSAQREISFFFDSMPSGVQAIEHDEL; encoded by the exons ATGCTCCAGATGACGGTCCGCCCGACTCCGTTCCTCGCGAGATCGATGCCcttccgcttcttcttcttcttcttcgtgttGTCTGTTGCCAG GTCTTCTGGCGGTGGGGAAGCCAAGAGTGAAAGAACATTGGCTATCATAAAGCCAGACGGATTGTTTGGCAACCACACAGATGCCGTAAAGAAGATTATTTTGGAGTCCGGCTTCAGAATCTTAAAGGAAAAGATCGTTCAGTTAGATCAAGAAAGCGCAGCAAGCTTTTATGCTGAGCACTCTGCAAGGAGCTTCTTTCACAGCCTCGTCCAATACATGACGAG TGGTCCAGTGTTGGTTATGGTTTTGGAAAAGGATGATGCTGTTTCAAGCTGGCGTACTTTGATTGGGCCAACAGATGCAAGCAAAGCTAAAATTACTCATCCTCAAAG CATTAGAGCAATGTGTGGGACTGATGCTGAGAAAAATTGTGTTCATGGTTCTGATTCGCCCCAATCGGCCCAAAGagagatatcatttttctttgactccatgccttcag GGGTGCAAGCTATTGAACACGACGAACTGTAG